ATATAACTATTGATTTTAATGATGACTGTACAATTTCAGCTCCTAACTTAGGGCCGGCTGGGTTTGCTGGTCCCAAGTTAATTCCTCAGGATTCCATCGTACTTCAGCAAATCAGTCAAATACTTCAAGATTTTGGGAAAATACCAGTTACGGAAGATGACTGGCAACGCCTTGTCAACAACGACCTTCTATCGGAAATTCTTAGAACAAAAGTTCTTGAGCATTACAATGAAATTTCAATTGGCTGTTGCGAGCAAAATGAGATTGTTCCGATTGAAGAAAACACGGATACAGAGGACTTTTTACTGCCATTTGAAAAATTACAGCACTGTAAAGAGGAAGTAAGGAGTGGTATCACCAATGAAGCAAAAATCGCGGGTGTCATCAAAGAGCTAGTTGCAAATGGTCGCGTTAATGAGCTAAACAATATCTTCTTTGATAAGATGGCCGTAGATTCAAGACACTCTTTCCTCCAAGCACTAAACAGGAAGGACATTGGTTTTACGGATCCTTACTTGACATTCGATCCAAGAAAAGATGTGAAAGACGCGACCTTGTCGCCGCTTGGCATGGTTCATTTATTCCGACAGTATTTCTTTGAGTTAGATACATTTCTTGGGACTCCAACAAGTCACGTGTGGCTAAGCCCTGGGTCAACAGTAGAATTAATTGAGGTTAGTACTCGAAAGACTACCACCGAGAGAACAATCGAAACACTTATTGAAAAAACGAAAAAAATAGAGACCGCCAAAACGGACCAGGATGACATAAGTGAAGCGGTGAAGGAAGAAAACAAAGAAGATCTTAAGTTAGGTTTTACAACCACCGTGAATCAATCATGGGGTACTGGGGACGCTTCCGCAACAGCAAGTCTGAACATGGACAAGACACAACAGTTGTCCAGGGAAACAACTCACAAAAGAATGAGAACACAGAGTGAAAAGTTATCAAGCGAAATACGTGAAAATTATAAAACGACTTTTAAAACTGTAACTGAGGTCACAGACACGTCAAGTAAACGTCATATTTTAGCTAACAACACAGAAAAACTAATTAACTATGAATTGCGCAGAAAAATGAGACAGGTTGGTGTACAAGTACAGGATGTCGGTACTTATCTATGTTGGGAAACATTTGTTGATAACCCGGGTGAAGACCTTGGACTCGCGGACTTAGTTCATTATGCACAACCGACCGATCTCGTCCAAGTGCCTGATCAAACGGAAATCCCCATTCCTCCCGACCAAGTGATCCCTTGTAAAACAAATGCGACCTGGAATTTCGGTGATGATACGAGAATGTACGGCTTCGTAACACTTACAACGATTGATCCACCACCGGCGCCAGAAGGATTTGAAGTTGTCGTTGATGACAGAATTATTCCAGCTGCACAGATTACTGCTTCAGGTAAAGACTTCGAAGGTGCTTGGCGTTTCGGTGCTCGGTTTACGGATAATAAACGGATTGAAGTAGGTGTGATCACAGAACCTGGTGGTCTTAAGTTTAACCGCGTAGACTTCGTGGTTGGTTTTACATTGACATATACAGTCACCGAGGCCAAAAGAAGAGAAATTGGTGATGCCAACAAAGAGAAGAAACGCGCTGGTGAGACAGCAAACAAGGAAAATATACGCAAATCCAAAGAAGCTTTTTACAAGGCTGTTAAGGAGCGTGTTGAGTTTGCCAGAGATATCCATAAGCGTAAATTTGAAGAATTACGTGAAGAAGAACGTATTATTATTTACCGTCAGCTGATAAGTTCCTTGATGACAAATGATCATTACATTAATGCCACCAACAGCAGCCGTCACGTTCTTTCGGAGTTGATTAATTCTATCTTTGATATTGATAAGATGCTGTACTTTGTCGCTCCAGAGTGGTGGAAGCCCCGTACGTATAAAAGGGAAGTTAACATACAGGAAATTAAGAGACAGCTTAACGATAACCTTGTTACTTGGTCTGAAAGTCCTGTGCGGCTAGATAATTACTTGATTACGGAAAAGTCCAATCCTGCGCCCATGGGTAGTTCGTTAGGTTGGCTTTTACAATTAGACGGTGACAATTTACGAAATGCTTTCCTCAACGCACCTTGGGTTAAAGCAATTATTCCTATTCGTCCTGGGAAGGAGCAAGCTGCTTTGAATTGGCTACAAAACACTAATATTGAGGGAGTTGATGGTCTGAATGCTGAGTATCTTGCTTCAGACGATGAACTAAACCAAATCAAAACAAATTTAGGATTAGAGCCTGAAGAAACAGTTACCATAAAAAACGCAATCGATTTTCTTTGTATGCAAGTCGCTGAGAAACATGAGGAATCTAATCAAGTCCAGACATTTCCGGAAACTGAAGTTAATGATGATAACAAAGTTACTTCAACTCCAGTTGAAAAGGTCTTTGAGCATGGTTTTTATCCGTTGCAAGGTGGCTTCCGTGTAGACCCAAACGATTTAAATCGAGATCCTAACAATAAAGATAAGAACTTCCAAGTTTTCGACCAATGGATAGAAGTCCTGCCTACTGATCAAGTGGTTCCTGTAGAGGTGGCCTACAACCCGATTACAGGGAGACAAATACCTGTAGAGAGTGACCACAACAGACAAGTATGTGTAGAAAGTGAAGCGGAAACTGTAGAACCTAGAGTGATGGAAATAAACATTGATAATACCATTACAGATGTTGATATTTAGAATCACTTCTTTTTAAGAATACAGAGTTTATTACAAAAGGAAATATTTTTTGTAACCATGACGATACTAAAAGGAACCATTGTTATTTGTCTAGATTGCAAATCTCATTGTACATGCTATAATATAGATACAAACTAAGGTATACTTCAGTCAATAAAATCATACAATAAAAAAGAGAGCAACATGCTACCAACATGTGCTCCTCTTTGGATAACTGCTACCATCAGGTGGTGGCTATCGATTATCGTTTATATTTACGAAAACCACTCTTTCTCTGCTTGCGACGGCGTGAAGAAAGGGTGGTTTTCTTGTTTTCTAAAATATTTCTCTTAAAAAGATGTGCAATCGATTCACGAACGACACCTTTTATAATTTCTTTTAGAAACTCAAGAAAAAGATCCATGGCGTATTCACCCCCCTTCTTTTCCAAATGGAAAAAAGGGGATAGCCACCCTAACTTCACAGTTATCTTTTCATATTATAGCATAGTCTTCTCCGTTTGAAGACTGTACACCTCATCTTAATAAGAGTCGAGTATCGTGTAATATCTTGTATAGTATCTATAAGAAATACTTTGAGTCTGATTCCCCTTTTCAAAAATTAAAGCATTTTGATATTCTAATTGCTCAACGAATGTCCAACCATCTTTCTCCAGCATCTTTATGAAGGGCTCCATTTTCCTACGTTTTACCAAATAAAGAGAAACATCTGAATATCGATCTTCGTTTTGTTCTATTTCAACTATTTCTTTCCCTTGAAAAATCATTTTTGACATTCCTATGGCTAATGGTATGGGGTTCTCTTCTTGAAAAATAACTCTTCTTTTTTCGATAACGAATATAGCCAACAAGGTAAATATTAATAACGGAATGATGAATTTTTTTGACTTTAACAAGCAACGTCACCTCTTTCCTCTTTTTCCCTGTTGCAACATACATTCTTCGTATATACATAACTGTCCTTTGTGAGTAGATATTATATTTTTTGTACAAATTCAATAATATGGATAGCACTCATATGTATTAGTGTACTTAGAATTTTATATGGATGGTGAGACATATGAATCAATATCAAATGTTGTATAGTACACCGTATCTTTATTCCTCTCGAACATTGAATCAAATGTATAAAAGTACTAAAAGTGAAGAAAACATATGCGCTATACAAGAGCATATGCAACGACATGAAGTTTATTTAGACCCACAGTACCGAGGATATTATTATTTAAGTCAAAAAATTGAAGAAGATCTATATGGTGATGAACATGCTGTAAGTTGGAATGAGTTATTAGATGATTACCAACTATACAGGGATCGTAAAGGGAACTTATCTATTAAACCGAAGGGATGGGACTAAAGTGACGATCATTGGAGAGCTAGGGGTAGTTTATGCCGTTACTGGTGCTTCAGTTTTGGGAATTAAGTTACTAAAAAAGAAAGGTCTTTACCTTCCAGATTGGTTGCTACGTGCGGGGCTAAAATGCTTATTAATTGGGAGTGTTTGGTACGTGCTAATGGATGTACTAGATGTGTTTCTACGTTAGTATTACATCTGGTAGTTGAAAAAAATTGTAATAGTGCGCCTTAATCTGTTTTTTCTAACCTTCCATACAGGCTCAACTACCTAAAGGAGGTATGGAGGATATGATATCACTTTTGNNNNNNNNNNNNNNNNNNNNNNNNNNNNNNNNNNNNNNNNNNNNNNNNNNNNNNNNNNNNNNNNNNNNNNNNNNNNNNNNNNNNNNNNNNNNNNNNNNNNGCCTGTTTGCATTGCTCCACTTCCGTTGAAGTAGTACCATGCTCCATTAATTGACTGCCAACCTGTTTTCGCTGCTCCGCTGCTTTCTAAATAATATTTTTTATCCCCAAGCTGCAGCCAACCTGTTTTCATTACTCCATCGCTTTCGAAGTAATATTTTTTATCACCAAGCTGCAACCAGCCTATTTTCATTGCTCCATTGCTTTCTAAATAATATTTTTTATCTCCAAGCTGTAGCCAGCCTATTTTCATTGCTCCATTGCTTTCTAAATAATACCAAGTAGTTCCTTCCTGCAACCAGCCCGTTTTCATTGCTCCACTACTTTGCAGGTAATACCAGGTTGTCCCTTCCTGTAACCAGCCCGTTTTCATTGCTCCATTGCTTTGCAAGTAATACCAGGTTGTCCCTTCTTTCAACCAGCCTGTTTTCATTGCCCCATCTTGTTGCAAATAGTACCAAGTAGTTCCTTCTTGCAGCCAACCCGTTTTCTGTTTTCCATCTGGCTGAATATAATACCACTTATTATCTCTATTCACCCAACCTACTTGTGTTTTAGGTGCTGCCTGTACTGTTTTAACAGTAGGTTGATTCGTTTCTATTTCACTAGTACCTAGTGGTTGCTCACTTTTTACACCTGCTGTTCCAGGCTGCTTTGTTATATCTTGCTGTATTGTCTTTTGTTCTTGCTGTTTTTGCTCAGGTAATAGCTGATCTTGCTGTTTAGATTGTTCTTGTTGCTNNNNNNNNNNNNNNNNNNNNNNNNNNNNNNNNNNNNNNNNNNNNNNNNNNNNNNNNNNNNNNNNNNNNNNNNNNNNNNNNNNNNNNNNNNNNNNNNNNNNAAAAAATATCCTGAATTTTTTGGGAATATGATTATTATTAAAAGTAAATCATTTCAAAGACATTCAACTTCTTCAACTCACTTTTAGAGCATTAACCTCTTTTGTTATTTCTACAATCTAATCCATTTTTATTATTTAAATTTCTTTTTACGAACGTTTGAAGTTTCATCAAATAACTCGATCAAATAGTCACTTGATTTTTGCAATCCTGATTCACACTGGTACGGACAAGGAGCCGTAAGGATGAAAGAGAGGTAGGGCTTTCATTGTTTTAGGTATATATATCTAAGTCATTATTTCTAGAAGAAAAAACAATCAATCTCATCTCTATCTTTAAGAATTTCTTACATCTACTGAAAAAGTGAATAATAATTGTTTATC
This sequence is a window from Bacillus pseudomycoides DSM 12442. Protein-coding genes within it:
- a CDS encoding phage protein, with the translated sequence MNQYQMLYSTPYLYSSRTLNQMYKSTKSEENICAIQEHMQRHEVYLDPQYRGYYYLSQKIEEDLYGDEHAVSWNELLDDYQLYRDRKGNLSIKPKGWD